GAATACCTGGAGCCAGAAGAAATACAACAGGCCTTTGCCTTAGAGGCTGAAATGCCCCAGCAATATGACGTGGGTTCCATTGAGCCGTTCTCCCAGGATTTCTCCATTAAAAAAGTAGGGAAGATGGCTGGTATTGCAGCGGCTATTGTATGTGTGCTGCAGGTTCTATTCTTTTCCTTCCATCAAAACAAAGTGCTGTTGGAGGAACAGTACAGCTTGCCCTCAGATTCCTATATCCAGCCGCTGCCACCTGTCTCAAGCTCTGTGGTAGAGGTGACGTCTACCCTGGGCGGAGGTTCCAGCTTAGAGATGGAATTATATGCTCCCGTGAACAATTCCTGGCTGTCAGCGGGTGTGTCTTTGATGAACACCCAAACAGGCAAAGAATATTATATTGAGATAGGGGTTGAATATTACAGCGGCACCTCTGAAGGTGAAAATTGGTCAGAAGGAAGCCCTAGAACCTCAGAGATTCTATCGGCCATTCCAGCGGGCAAGTACCAGGTGTTGATTCAACCGTTCAGGGAAAGCGGGACGTACGGGAGTAATACACCAACTTGGTTTTCGCTCACCATCAGAAATGACGTACCTATTTGGTCTAATTTTCTGGTTTGTCTCCTGTTTCTAGGCGCCATACCCTTGGTGCAAGGCATACGCGCCTATTCTTTTGAGAGATCCAGGTGGATGAGCAGTGATTACAGCCCTTACGCTCAAGAATAACACGTCATGAGAAAAAGACTCAAACTTATTTTTTTAGGATACCTGGCGTTGGTGGTAGGCAGCTTTTCTTATGCCAGCTTTACCGGCACCAGGCTTTTAGGCGATGACGCCGAAGAATTTGAACCCAACGGCCCCGGCAGCCAATCGTCGGGCCGCGTACGTGTACACCGCTATTATCATAAATAAAACCTATGGAATCTTTAGTTAGCTACAAACTTATTTCGGCTTCGCTCATTTACTCGTTTATGGGCATAGCTATTCTGGTTTTCTCTTTCTGGCTCATTGAGATGATCACGCCGGAGAATATCTGGAAAGAGATTCTGGAGAAACAGAACATGGCCCTGGCCATCATTTTTGCGGCGTTCATTTTAGCCGTTGCCATCATCAT
This region of Rufibacter sp. LB8 genomic DNA includes:
- a CDS encoding DUF4178 domain-containing protein, whose translation is MVALPGPLVKTCPQCQKALQIITHFQAKNVACPACNRVLEVRSASLEVVKFQNKGKHEPLLPIGQKGKLKDIPYTVVGFLVNKEKNFKYYWREYMLFNAVHGYAFLSEYDGHWNYFTLISDFARSTSSINDPCHYMGREFRLFHKYGTEVVFAQGEFFWKIYEDKSRQIEYISPPYMLARSISAEEQTWMLGEYLEPEEIQQAFALEAEMPQQYDVGSIEPFSQDFSIKKVGKMAGIAAAIVCVLQVLFFSFHQNKVLLEEQYSLPSDSYIQPLPPVSSSVVEVTSTLGGGSSLEMELYAPVNNSWLSAGVSLMNTQTGKEYYIEIGVEYYSGTSEGENWSEGSPRTSEILSAIPAGKYQVLIQPFRESGTYGSNTPTWFSLTIRNDVPIWSNFLVCLLFLGAIPLVQGIRAYSFERSRWMSSDYSPYAQE
- a CDS encoding DUF350 domain-containing protein, producing the protein MESLVSYKLISASLIYSFMGIAILVFSFWLIEMITPENIWKEILEKQNMALAIIFAAFILAVAIIIGASVHG